One region of Zingiber officinale cultivar Zhangliang chromosome 7B, Zo_v1.1, whole genome shotgun sequence genomic DNA includes:
- the LOC122005418 gene encoding probable ADP-ribosylation factor GTPase-activating protein AGD14 codes for MTTKEDERNEKVIRGLLKLPPNRKCINCNSLGPQYVCINFWTFICVTCSGIHREFTHRVKSISMAKFTSQEVEALQRGGNQRAREIFLADWDTELSKLPDSSNLDKLREFIKSVYVDKKYASTRSFDKPPRDIQNHKNHEDHRRASSYHSFSQSPPYEDQYEEKYRGKKMGILTRKPGSDHSLYEGKFSSFMYSPAYQGMQQPQDRLGNETPNSRNSDCSVTSGADSSIFDSQSLNIQDNGHSSLTLQVRDILVQDKHPPVLNPYSGGNNGMNSDGFQRSQRTASSSSFGSFDSNSASSFTPSSSSNIIDLVLQPENSSLPKHSEISVTPSLIHISVSTHIGSQDFFSPSIMEQPLPSLDLFTDLFAVNQQPSSTIISEVEEISKPFSQGVGWATFDIPHQANTSSELNLCPPVVSQANIHPFPKNTSDSLSLFFENQDWDSMPSVAVDNSQTWDAFGLSEGGFQSTSFQNISQTSEAQVLAHDLIASEVLYANLKDQEGGVIQERKSTNPFDLPFDSEFDVNNKFLDMSQLQNTLPNSLLHTDLLGGFPETWFPQNPDAPYVPPIPQGSLKYNGGEMPSSQLREITSQGSLASIGGNPFA; via the exons ATGACTACTAAGGAGGATGAGAGGAATGAGAAGGTCATCAGAGGCCTCCTCAAGCTTCCTCCGAACAGGAAGTGCATCAACTGCAACAGCCTG GGTCCGCAGTACGTGTGCATTAACTTTTGGACTTTTATTTGCGTTACTTGCAGTGGAATACA CCGTGAATTTACTCATCGAGTTAAGTCTATATCTATGGCAAAATTTACTTCTCAAGAGGTTGAGGCTTTACAAAGAGGAGGCAATCAG CGTGCTAGAGAGATATTCTTAGCGGATTGGGACACTGAGCTCTCAAAGCTGCCTGATAGTAG CAACCTTGACAAGCTTAGAGAGTTCATCAAAAGTGTTTATGTTGATAAGAAATATGCTAGCACAAGATCCTTTGACAAGCCACCTAGAGACATACAA AACCACAAGAACCATGAGGATCATAGGAGAGCTAGTTCTTACCATTCATTTTCACAAAGTCCGCCTTATGAAGACCAATATGAAGAAAAATATAGAGGTAAAAAGATGGGAATTCTAACGAGAAAACCTGGTTCTGATCACAGTCTTTATGAAGGCAAATTCTCTAGCTTTATGTACAGTCCAGCTTACCAGGGTATGCAGCAACCCCAGGATAGACTTGGTAATGAGACTCCTAATTCAAGGAATTCAGATTGCTCTGTTACAAGTGGGGCAGATTCATCAATATTTGATAGCCAGTCTCTCAATATTCAGGATAATGGTCATAGCAGTCTTACGTTACAAGTAAGGGATATCTTAGTTCAAGATAAACACCCCCCTGTATTGAACCCCTATTCAGGTGGAAACAATGGAATGAATTCAGATGGTTTCCAACGTTCGCAG AGGACTGCATCATCAAGTAGCTTTGGATCCTTTGACAGCAATTCTGCTTCATCTTTTACTCCATCTAGTTCAAGTAACATAATTGATCTTGTTCTGCAGCCAGAGAATTCTTCTTTACCCAAGCATTCAGAGATATCAGTTACTCCATCTTTGATTCATATTTCTGTTTCAACACATATTGGGAGTCAAGATTTTTTTAGCCCATCAATTATGGAACAACCACTTCCTTCATTGGATTTATTTACAGATTTGTTTGCTGTTAATCAACAACCTTCATCTACAATCATTTCAGAAGTGGAAGAAATTTCCAAACCATTCTCTCAAGGTGTAGGGTGGGCCACATTTGACATACCTCATCAAGCCAACACATCTTCTGAACTAAACCTGTGCCCTCCTGTAGTTTCTCAGGCGAATATCCATCCCTTTCCAAAAAACACAAGTGatagtctttccttattttttgaaAACCAAGATTGGGATAGTATGCCATCTGTGGCTGTTGATAATTCTCAG aCTTGGGATGCTTTTGGTCTTTCCGAAGGAGGTTTTCAATCAACATCTTTTCAGAATATTTCACAAACTAGTGAAGCACAAGTTTTGGCACATGATCTAATTGCATCTGAGGTTTTATATGCCAATTTAAAAGATCAAGAG GGAGGAGTTATTCAAGAAAGAAAATCTACAAATCCATTTGATCTTCCATTTGATTCAGAGTTTGATGTGAATAATAAG TTTCTGGACATGAGCCAATTGCAAAATACTTTGCCGAATTCACTGTTGCATACAGATTTACTTGGTGGATTCCCTGAAACATGGTTTCCCCAGAATCCAGATGCTCCATATGTACCACCTATACCTCAAG GAAGTCTTAAATATAATGGAGGGGAAATGCCAAGCTCTCAGTTGCG GGAGATAACTTCACAAGGCTCTTTGGCGTCAATTGGGGGAAACCCTTTTGCTTAA
- the LOC122003604 gene encoding chaperone protein dnaJ 20, chloroplastic-like — MFSIASPASPAAAVATPRTPRYRRSVSASAAMVSAPVQTANMYDLLSVSHTAGTDEIRSAYRRLALLWHPDACRSAGEERRYAERFMEAREAYEVLSDPVRRRNYDLSLSGDRWAAAVGAAPAFREGRARRQDAGVTAFGNWDLQLDGLRRRSAVAETGEEETWGNRLRRARAARNAEQFV, encoded by the coding sequence ATGTTTTCGATCGCTTCTCCCGCCTCTCCCGCCGCCGCGGTCGCCACTCCCAGAACCCCTCGGTACAGGCGCAGCGTCTCCGCCTCCGCAGCCATGGTCAGCGCTCCGGTGCAGACCGCCAACATGTACGATCTGCTCTCCGTGTCCCACACCGCGGGGACCGACGAGATCCGGAGCGCCTACCGGCGGCTGGCCCTGCTGTGGCACCCGGACGCGTGCCGCTCCGCGGGGGAGGAGCGCCGCTACGCGGAGCGCTTCATGGAGGCGCGCGAGGCCTACGAGGTGCTCTCCGACCCCGTCCGCCGCCGCAACTACGACCTCTCCCTCTCCGGGGACCGCTGGGCCGCCGCCGTCGGCGCCGCCCCGGCCTTCCGCGAGGGCCGCGCTCGCAGGCAGGATGCTGGAGTCACTGCGTTCGGGAACTGGGACCTGCAGCTCGACGGGCTCCGGAGGAGGTCCGCCGTGGCGGAGACCGGCGAGGAGGAGACCTGGGGCAACCGCTTGCGCCGCGCCCGCGCCGCCCGCAACGCCGAGCAGTTCGTTTGA